A DNA window from Nitratidesulfovibrio sp. contains the following coding sequences:
- a CDS encoding DUF294 nucleotidyltransferase-like domain-containing protein, with amino-acid sequence MHEDVIRFLRGIPPFRFLPRARLRALAFGTQVAFIPAGEALESTTEDGMPVLHVVVKGAIAVGAASAGPDCGAQRREVLGPGAVFGWPFGRAGAARGIVPAGEGGRMRLAVPPAYAASDALCYLLPAQAVSDALDGRPELGQLLAPGFGPVLLELGAADMARRGALAWQGGRPWQSVTAGEAMPAGFAAAPVHVSLREAARLMTERQRSAIVLVDGKGRAAGILTDRDFRSRVVAGGAAHDLPASARMSAPVLCVQAGTPCLDVMLLMAGRNIHHVVVVEGDEPVGVLSSHDLMVLRGVSPTALAERIGAAGTLTELVEAAPRVDALAAVLLGEGARAATLSATLPDLHDRMTARLFELGIAALGAPPCPWCFVAFGTAARREAWFRHRQWNGLVVGEIPVTPGNDGRDPHPAGAAGADSVAAYFGTLARFVRDGLRALGFAPCSQGRMAATPGWTLTMAGWRDRLRHLAGAECGSTANCATLNCAALDMPLPVRLGMFDVRPVCGDGELGLRVAAEADAALADAVRAGAYWPLAAEQEVLAGQAGQAGQGGRGGSPRAELTAMARVLSAGHNVQPPATLTRLDAVAADLAAREGACKETDAEALGDARRACEYLLLRFAHGELARHGMGDGPNESGEDESREEADDAGAMAMDSSGGAPVVEGGDAPNGPGGLDALALRRARDVLHALDGLPGPRKGATPPRPGVDANGVPVGHASSVSPRQGGRP; translated from the coding sequence ATGCACGAGGACGTGATCCGTTTCCTGCGGGGGATACCCCCGTTCCGGTTCCTGCCGCGTGCCCGGCTGCGCGCGTTGGCTTTCGGCACGCAGGTGGCGTTCATTCCGGCGGGCGAGGCGCTGGAAAGCACCACGGAGGACGGAATGCCCGTGCTGCACGTGGTGGTGAAAGGGGCCATTGCCGTGGGCGCTGCGTCCGCCGGGCCGGATTGTGGTGCGCAGCGCCGGGAAGTGCTGGGGCCGGGCGCGGTGTTCGGCTGGCCCTTCGGGCGGGCGGGGGCGGCTCGCGGGATCGTGCCGGCCGGGGAAGGCGGCAGGATGCGGCTCGCCGTGCCCCCGGCGTACGCCGCCAGCGATGCCCTGTGCTATCTGCTGCCCGCGCAGGCCGTGTCCGATGCCTTGGACGGCAGGCCCGAGTTGGGACAACTGCTGGCTCCCGGCTTCGGCCCGGTGTTGCTGGAACTGGGCGCGGCGGATATGGCCCGGCGCGGTGCGCTGGCCTGGCAGGGCGGGCGTCCATGGCAGTCCGTTACCGCCGGGGAAGCCATGCCCGCAGGGTTTGCGGCGGCGCCTGTCCATGTATCGCTGCGCGAGGCGGCCCGGCTGATGACCGAGCGCCAGCGTAGCGCCATCGTACTGGTGGACGGCAAGGGCAGGGCGGCGGGCATTTTGACCGACCGGGATTTCCGTTCCCGCGTGGTGGCGGGCGGGGCCGCACACGACCTGCCCGCCAGCGCGCGGATGTCCGCGCCGGTGCTGTGCGTGCAGGCCGGAACGCCGTGTCTGGACGTGATGCTGCTCATGGCCGGGCGCAACATCCATCACGTGGTGGTGGTCGAGGGCGACGAGCCGGTGGGGGTGCTGTCCTCGCACGACCTGATGGTGCTGCGCGGGGTGTCGCCCACGGCACTGGCAGAGCGCATCGGCGCGGCGGGCACGTTGACCGAACTGGTGGAGGCCGCTCCGCGCGTCGATGCGCTGGCCGCCGTGCTGCTGGGCGAGGGGGCGCGCGCGGCCACGCTGTCCGCCACCCTGCCGGACCTGCACGACCGCATGACCGCACGGCTGTTCGAACTGGGCATTGCCGCGCTGGGGGCGCCGCCGTGCCCATGGTGCTTCGTGGCCTTCGGCACGGCGGCCCGGCGCGAGGCGTGGTTTCGCCACCGGCAATGGAACGGGCTGGTGGTGGGCGAGATACCCGTCACACCCGGCAACGATGGCCGCGATCCCCACCCCGCCGGAGCGGCAGGGGCAGATTCCGTAGCCGCCTATTTCGGCACGCTGGCCCGCTTCGTGCGCGACGGACTGCGCGCGCTGGGCTTTGCGCCCTGCTCGCAGGGGCGCATGGCTGCAACGCCCGGCTGGACGCTGACCATGGCGGGCTGGCGGGACAGGTTGCGGCATTTGGCGGGAGCAGAATGCGGCAGCACGGCAAATTGTGCGACCTTGAATTGTGCGGCCTTGGACATGCCGTTGCCGGTGCGGCTGGGCATGTTCGACGTGCGCCCGGTGTGCGGTGATGGTGAACTGGGCCTGCGCGTGGCCGCCGAGGCCGATGCGGCACTGGCGGACGCGGTGCGGGCCGGGGCGTATTGGCCGCTGGCGGCGGAGCAGGAGGTGCTGGCGGGACAGGCGGGACAGGCGGGACAGGGGGGACGGGGGGGCTCTCCGCGCGCGGAACTGACAGCCATGGCGCGGGTTCTGTCGGCGGGGCACAACGTGCAGCCCCCCGCAACCCTGACACGGCTGGATGCTGTTGCGGCGGACTTAGCCGCGCGCGAAGGCGCGTGCAAAGAGACGGACGCCGAAGCTCTGGGCGATGCCCGGCGGGCCTGCGAATACCTGCTGCTGCGCTTCGCACATGGGGAACTTGCCCGCCACGGCATGGGAGACGGCCCGAACGAGAGCGGTGAGGACGAGAGCCGCGAGGAGGCGGACGATGCCGGGGCCATGGCGATGGATTCTTCCGGCGGTGCTCCTGTGGTCGAGGGGGGGGATGCACCGAACGGACCGGGCGGACTGGACGCGCTGGCCCTGCGCCGCGCCCGCGATGTACTGCACGCGCTCGACGGGCTGCCGGGCCCTCGTAAGGGCGCCACGCCGCCCCGTCCGGGAGTGGACGCGAATGGCGTACCCGTCGGTCATGCTTCGAGCGTATCGCCCCGTCAGGGAGGCAGGCCGTGA
- a CDS encoding sodium/solute symporter (Members of the Solute:Sodium Symporter (SSS), TC 2.A.21 as described in tcdb.org, catalyze solute:Na+ symport. Known solutes for members of the family include sugars, amino acids, nucleosides, inositols, vitamins, urea or anions, depending on the system.) — MASEFTSTIGQPNALSIGFFFLFVAFTLGVTWWAARRSRSAAEFYAAGRSVTGFQNGLALAGDYMSAASFLGIAGLVALKGYDGLIYSIGFLVGWPVMMFLIAEPLRNLGKYTFADVVAYRLRQKPIRVAAACGSLMTVAFYLIAQMVGSGSLVHLMFGLPYETAVLVVGAVMIAYVLFGGMLATTWVQIIKAVLLLGGASVMVFFVLRHFGFSPAELFRASAARYGDKVLAPGGLVSNPWDALSLGMALMFGTAGLPHILMRFYTVPDAKAARKSVFYATGLISYFYVLTFIIGFGAMTLVGQDVIAGFDKGGNMAALLLAEVTGGTMFLGFIAAVAFATILAVVAGLTLAGATTYAHDLYANVFRRGQSTEDDEVRMAKRATVALGVLAVALGIAFKGQNVAFMVGLAFAIAASANFPALLMSILWKRFSTFGAVCSIATGATLAVGLIVLSPTVWVDVLHSPWGMAAPFMLKNPALISLPAAFAAGWLGSVLRPEPDAEQRYAEQKIRNYLGVGAE, encoded by the coding sequence ATGGCTAGCGAATTCACGTCCACCATCGGGCAGCCCAACGCGCTGTCCATCGGGTTCTTTTTCCTGTTCGTGGCCTTTACCCTGGGCGTCACGTGGTGGGCGGCCCGGCGCAGCCGTTCGGCGGCGGAATTCTATGCGGCCGGGCGCAGCGTCACCGGGTTCCAGAACGGGTTGGCCCTTGCGGGCGACTACATGAGCGCGGCCTCGTTCCTGGGCATTGCCGGGCTGGTGGCGCTGAAGGGGTACGACGGGCTCATCTATTCCATCGGCTTTCTGGTGGGCTGGCCGGTGATGATGTTCCTCATCGCCGAGCCCCTGCGCAACCTTGGCAAGTACACCTTCGCCGACGTGGTGGCCTACCGCCTGCGGCAAAAGCCCATCCGCGTGGCGGCGGCGTGCGGTTCGCTGATGACCGTGGCTTTCTACCTCATCGCCCAGATGGTGGGTTCCGGCTCGCTGGTGCATTTGATGTTCGGTCTGCCGTACGAAACGGCGGTGCTGGTGGTGGGCGCGGTGATGATCGCGTACGTGCTGTTCGGCGGCATGCTGGCCACCACCTGGGTGCAGATCATCAAGGCCGTGCTGCTGCTGGGCGGGGCCAGCGTGATGGTGTTCTTCGTCTTGCGGCACTTCGGCTTCAGCCCGGCGGAACTGTTTCGCGCATCCGCCGCGCGCTACGGCGACAAGGTGCTGGCCCCCGGCGGCCTTGTGTCCAATCCGTGGGACGCCCTGTCGCTGGGCATGGCGCTGATGTTCGGCACGGCCGGGTTGCCGCACATCCTGATGCGCTTCTACACCGTGCCGGACGCCAAGGCCGCCCGCAAGTCGGTGTTCTATGCCACGGGCCTCATCTCGTACTTCTACGTGCTCACCTTCATCATCGGCTTCGGGGCCATGACGCTGGTGGGGCAGGATGTCATCGCCGGGTTCGACAAGGGCGGCAACATGGCCGCGCTGCTGCTGGCCGAGGTGACCGGCGGCACCATGTTCCTGGGCTTCATCGCCGCCGTGGCCTTCGCCACCATCCTGGCCGTGGTGGCCGGGCTGACCCTGGCGGGCGCCACCACCTACGCGCATGATCTTTACGCCAACGTGTTCCGACGTGGGCAATCCACGGAAGACGACGAGGTGCGCATGGCCAAGCGGGCCACCGTGGCGCTGGGCGTGCTGGCCGTGGCACTGGGCATCGCCTTCAAGGGGCAGAACGTGGCCTTCATGGTGGGACTGGCCTTCGCCATCGCCGCCAGCGCCAACTTCCCCGCGCTGCTCATGTCCATCCTGTGGAAGCGCTTTTCCACCTTCGGGGCGGTGTGCTCCATCGCCACCGGGGCCACGCTGGCCGTTGGGCTCATCGTGCTCAGCCCCACCGTGTGGGTGGACGTGCTGCATTCGCCGTGGGGCATGGCCGCGCCCTTCATGCTGAAGAACCCGGCGCTCATCTCGCTGCCAGCAGCCTTTGCCGCCGGGTGGCTGGGTTCGGTGCTGCGGCCCGAACCCGACGCGGAACAGCGCTACGCCGAACAGAAGATCCGCAACTACCTTGGCGTGGGCGCGGAGTAG
- a CDS encoding 3'-5' exonuclease, with protein MKRLLRRLLSGSGPDPATPLRRMVFVSVDCEMTGLSPARDDLLAVGAVALRGTRMDLSATFRGRLRPVCPVRPEGVPVHGILPGEAAHGDDAATELARLDAWLAGCTAAPGAGNGAGVHVVLLGWCLGLDEAFLAAGRKRAGLPARTHPRCDVLDLFRHLRATGRPAAGSMPVQQHLETAGSVSSSRALPAPPLAPAHAPAPAPVVPDSPDMLAALGDIPLKDADLYAVARALGVEVHGAHDALGDACLCAQVFQRLVPLLERGLGRKAVWGDLTRVANTATCGARHGGGAFGL; from the coding sequence GTGAAGCGGCTGCTGCGCCGCCTGCTGTCCGGCAGCGGTCCGGACCCGGCCACGCCACTGCGGCGGATGGTCTTCGTGTCCGTTGACTGCGAGATGACCGGCCTGAGCCCCGCCCGCGACGATCTGCTGGCCGTGGGGGCCGTGGCCCTGCGGGGCACGCGCATGGACCTTTCCGCCACCTTTCGCGGACGGCTGCGTCCGGTCTGCCCGGTGCGGCCCGAAGGGGTGCCCGTGCACGGCATCCTGCCCGGAGAGGCGGCCCACGGCGACGACGCGGCGACGGAACTGGCCCGTCTGGATGCCTGGCTTGCCGGGTGTACCGCAGCGCCAGGCGCGGGGAACGGGGCAGGGGTGCACGTGGTGCTGCTGGGATGGTGCCTGGGGCTGGACGAGGCATTCCTGGCCGCAGGGCGCAAGCGCGCCGGGCTGCCTGCCCGCACGCATCCCCGCTGCGACGTGCTGGACCTGTTCCGGCATCTGCGCGCCACGGGGCGTCCGGCGGCGGGCAGCATGCCCGTACAGCAGCATCTTGAAACGGCGGGAAGCGTGTCATCTTCACGCGCGTTGCCTGCGCCACCGCTTGCCCCGGCGCATGCCCCAGCGCCTGCTCCGGTCGTGCCGGATTCTCCGGACATGCTCGCCGCGCTGGGGGATATCCCCCTCAAGGACGCAGACCTGTACGCGGTGGCCCGTGCCCTTGGGGTAGAGGTGCACGGCGCGCACGACGCACTGGGTGATGCCTGCCTGTGCGCGCAGGTGTTCCAGCGTCTGGTTCCGTTGCTGGAGCGGGGCCTTGGCCGCAAGGCCGTGTGGGGTGATCTGACGCGCGTGGCCAACACGGCGACATGCGGGGCGCGCCACGGGGGCGGGGCCTTCGGGCTGTGA
- a CDS encoding putative nucleotidyltransferase substrate binding domain-containing protein, whose amino-acid sequence MKTGDPAMASVAPPDGEGPLVREGDREARDPLSLAALPAENPLLRPVREVVDGPAGTGGIGGTGATGETGLRAPLFVAAGTPLREAAARMAGAGASACLVRAAGEGTGRDAQQVASGCPRPAGILTERDVVRALAQHGPGAATLPVEAAMTAVLVTVREDELLFEGLSRMVRHAIRRLVVMAADDTVRGMLEERDLLAAGADNPVQLVADMAAAPDGAACRPLLERARRVVVRCVEQGVPAQHVGRLGAELHDHLLARLTHLAVAAMPLPPSAPFGMAVLGSQARREQFLAADQDAAMVISEASGDVPAEQVADYFARLAARLAALQAEAGVPDCPHGVVPGNPAWRMTLPQWRADVATMLRAPDAPGVLRCSMLADARGVDDGWDLVARLRALLGDMVRNVPLMLRYMAREAVRFAPPLGVFGALVMERAKAGGAGGTGGSGESGGPSGLGESGGRGAGTLDLKRGGLFPLMHGVRTLTLDAGVTAHDTVGRITQLREAGVLSAARAADLGEAMDHLLGLRARAQAAALRGGAVPDDRVHPHTLSGLERERLRQCFKVVADFQDMLRRRYSLHLMT is encoded by the coding sequence ATGAAGACCGGCGATCCCGCCATGGCATCCGTGGCCCCTCCCGACGGGGAGGGGCCTTTGGTGCGGGAAGGGGACCGGGAGGCGCGAGACCCGTTGTCCCTGGCCGCGTTGCCTGCGGAAAATCCGCTGCTGCGTCCCGTGCGCGAGGTGGTGGATGGGCCTGCGGGGACTGGTGGGATTGGCGGGACTGGTGCGACTGGTGAGACTGGGCTCCGCGCGCCGCTGTTCGTGGCGGCGGGCACCCCCCTGCGCGAGGCCGCCGCACGCATGGCCGGGGCGGGTGCATCCGCCTGCCTGGTGCGTGCGGCGGGGGAGGGCACCGGGCGGGATGCGCAGCAGGTTGCGTCGGGCTGTCCACGTCCTGCGGGCATCCTGACCGAGCGCGACGTGGTGCGCGCGCTGGCCCAACACGGTCCGGGCGCGGCCACGCTGCCGGTGGAGGCGGCCATGACCGCCGTGCTGGTCACCGTGCGCGAGGATGAACTGCTGTTCGAGGGGCTGTCGCGCATGGTGCGCCACGCCATCCGGCGGCTGGTGGTGATGGCGGCGGATGACACGGTACGCGGCATGCTGGAGGAACGCGACCTGCTGGCCGCCGGGGCGGACAACCCCGTGCAGTTGGTGGCGGACATGGCCGCCGCGCCGGACGGGGCCGCCTGCCGCCCTCTGCTGGAACGGGCACGCCGGGTGGTGGTGCGTTGCGTGGAACAGGGGGTGCCCGCGCAGCACGTGGGGCGGCTGGGCGCCGAATTGCACGACCATCTGCTGGCCCGCCTGACGCACCTTGCCGTGGCGGCCATGCCGTTGCCGCCCTCGGCTCCGTTCGGCATGGCCGTGTTGGGCAGCCAGGCCCGGCGCGAGCAGTTCCTGGCCGCCGACCAGGACGCGGCCATGGTCATTTCCGAGGCTTCCGGCGACGTGCCTGCGGAACAGGTGGCCGACTATTTCGCGCGTCTTGCCGCGCGTCTTGCCGCCTTGCAGGCCGAGGCAGGCGTGCCGGACTGCCCGCACGGCGTGGTACCGGGCAACCCCGCCTGGCGCATGACCCTGCCCCAGTGGCGGGCGGACGTGGCGACCATGCTGCGCGCCCCCGATGCGCCGGGGGTGCTGCGCTGTTCCATGCTGGCGGATGCGCGCGGCGTGGACGACGGCTGGGACCTGGTGGCGCGTCTGCGCGCCCTGCTGGGTGACATGGTGCGCAACGTTCCGCTGATGCTGCGCTACATGGCGCGAGAGGCCGTGCGCTTTGCCCCGCCGCTGGGTGTGTTCGGGGCGTTGGTGATGGAGCGGGCCAAGGCAGGCGGTGCAGGCGGTACAGGCGGATCAGGCGAATCCGGAGGGCCATCCGGGTTGGGCGAATCAGGCGGGCGTGGCGCGGGCACGCTGGACCTCAAGCGGGGCGGGCTGTTTCCGCTGATGCACGGGGTGCGCACCCTGACGCTGGACGCAGGCGTCACCGCGCACGATACCGTTGGGCGCATCACGCAACTGCGGGAGGCAGGAGTGTTGTCCGCAGCGCGCGCGGCGGACCTTGGCGAGGCCATGGACCATCTGCTGGGACTGCGGGCGCGGGCGCAGGCGGCGGCGCTGCGGGGCGGCGCGGTTCCCGATGACCGGGTGCACCCCCACACACTTTCCGGCCTGGAGCGGGAACGGCTCAGGCAGTGCTTCAAGGTTGTGGCGGACTTTCAGGACATGCTGCGGCGCCGCTATTCGCTGCATCTGATGACCTAG
- a CDS encoding D-aminoacylase — protein sequence MRTLIRNGTIMDGTGAPGFSGSLALDGERIQEVGPDDAFDTGGFDAVIDAGGKVVCPGFIDSHSHSDVMVFKEPRLLAKVMQGITTEMLGQDGISMAPLPARYISPWRKNLAGLDGDMDELDWSYATTRGYLDMLERNGSATNLCYLAPHGNVRMEAMGLGSGVADDASLDRMRAVLRRELDAGAFGLSTGLIYMPCAYADTREMVELCTVAAAYDRPLVIHQRSEADAILDSMREVIAIGRDSGVAVHFSHFKICGKNNADKFEQVLALLEQAKAAGIRVSFDQYPYVAGSTMLGVILPAWAHDGGTDSLLERLASPEARARMTRDIHDGIPGWDNFVAFAGLDGIFVTDVKTDANRDAIGLNLVQLGELRGKDPLEATYDLLLQEANAVGMVDFYGLEEHVKAFIARPEMNVCTDGLLGGTPHPRVYGAFPRVLGKYVREEGVLPLEEAVRKMTLRPAEVFGIRERGVLRAGCYADVVVFDPKTIIDKGTFTNPRQHPEGIHHVFINGAHVVRDGHPTNAALSGKVLRA from the coding sequence ATGCGAACGCTCATTCGTAACGGCACGATCATGGACGGTACGGGTGCCCCGGGCTTTTCCGGCAGCCTGGCCCTGGACGGTGAACGCATTCAGGAAGTGGGACCGGACGACGCGTTCGACACGGGCGGTTTTGACGCCGTCATCGACGCCGGGGGCAAGGTCGTATGCCCCGGCTTCATCGACTCGCACAGCCATTCCGACGTGATGGTCTTCAAGGAACCCCGCCTGCTGGCCAAGGTCATGCAGGGCATAACCACCGAAATGCTGGGGCAGGACGGCATATCCATGGCCCCCTTGCCCGCACGGTACATCAGCCCGTGGCGCAAGAACCTGGCCGGGCTGGACGGCGACATGGACGAACTGGACTGGTCCTACGCCACCACCAGGGGCTATCTGGACATGCTGGAGCGCAACGGTTCCGCCACCAACCTGTGCTACCTCGCGCCGCACGGCAACGTGCGCATGGAGGCCATGGGCCTTGGCAGCGGCGTGGCGGATGACGCCAGCCTTGACCGGATGCGCGCGGTGCTGCGCCGCGAACTGGATGCCGGGGCCTTCGGCTTGTCCACCGGGCTCATCTACATGCCCTGCGCCTACGCCGATACCCGTGAAATGGTGGAACTGTGCACCGTTGCAGCGGCATACGACAGGCCGCTGGTCATTCACCAACGCAGCGAGGCGGATGCCATTCTCGATTCGATGCGCGAGGTCATCGCCATCGGCCGTGATTCCGGCGTGGCGGTGCACTTCTCCCACTTCAAGATCTGCGGCAAGAACAACGCGGACAAGTTCGAGCAGGTGCTGGCCTTGCTGGAACAGGCCAAGGCGGCCGGCATTCGCGTGTCGTTCGACCAGTATCCCTACGTGGCAGGCAGCACCATGCTCGGTGTCATCCTGCCTGCATGGGCGCACGACGGCGGCACGGACAGCCTGCTGGAACGCCTGGCCTCGCCGGAGGCCAGGGCGCGCATGACCCGCGACATCCACGACGGCATCCCCGGCTGGGACAACTTCGTGGCCTTCGCCGGGCTGGACGGCATCTTCGTCACCGATGTGAAGACGGACGCCAACCGCGACGCCATCGGCCTGAACCTCGTCCAACTGGGCGAACTGCGCGGCAAGGATCCGCTGGAGGCCACCTACGACCTGTTACTGCAGGAAGCCAACGCGGTGGGCATGGTGGACTTCTACGGTCTCGAGGAACACGTGAAGGCCTTCATTGCCCGACCGGAAATGAACGTGTGCACCGACGGGCTGCTGGGCGGAACGCCCCATCCCCGCGTGTACGGGGCGTTCCCCCGCGTGCTCGGCAAGTACGTCCGCGAGGAGGGGGTGCTGCCCCTTGAAGAGGCCGTCCGCAAGATGACCTTGCGACCGGCAGAGGTATTCGGCATCCGCGAGCGGGGTGTCCTGCGCGCGGGCTGCTACGCCGACGTGGTGGTGTTCGACCCGAAAACCATCATCGACAAGGGCACCTTCACCAATCCGCGTCAGCACCCCGAAGGCATTCACCATGTGTTCATCAACGGCGCCCATGTGGTGCGCGACGGACACCCGACCAACGCCGCCCTTTCCGGCAAGGTATTGCGCGCCTGA
- a CDS encoding Rid family detoxifying hydrolase, giving the protein MLTRIDTAAAPGAVGPYSQAMATGNLVFASGQLPIDPATKAMPDDVREQAAQSLRNVRAILEAAGTGLDKVLKATVYLADIKDFPAVNEVYATFFSAPFPARSCFAVAALPLGAKVEVEVVAVR; this is encoded by the coding sequence ATGCTCACACGCATAGACACCGCGGCAGCCCCCGGAGCCGTGGGCCCGTACTCCCAGGCCATGGCCACCGGCAACCTCGTCTTCGCGTCCGGCCAGTTGCCCATTGACCCCGCCACCAAGGCCATGCCCGATGACGTGAGGGAACAGGCCGCGCAGTCGCTGCGCAACGTCAGGGCGATTCTAGAGGCGGCGGGGACAGGTCTTGACAAGGTACTCAAGGCTACCGTGTATCTTGCCGACATCAAGGACTTTCCTGCAGTAAACGAGGTGTACGCAACGTTCTTTTCCGCGCCCTTTCCGGCCCGCAGCTGCTTTGCTGTGGCGGCCCTGCCGCTGGGGGCAAAGGTGGAAGTGGAAGTCGTCGCCGTCCGCTAG
- a CDS encoding sodium:solute symporter family protein, translated as MNPTFYIVLAYMAAMIGIALYVSSRKVKSSEDFHLAGRSLGPLMMAGTLAAAEIGGGSTIGVASKAYGEWGLSAGWYVVCAGIGIFLVSFVAPFLRRSMATTVPEILARRYGKPSHMIATFLSLCTLFVATAAQIKATSSIIETISGGDFTTVTIMVAIVVTLYTMLGGLVSVAFTDIVHILFITVGMAIAMPIILNGAGGWDAVSAAVVAQNPTQMSMTKVGWKTIIGLILMYFMTFSTGQEAVQRYFAARDIKTARLGSFLCSMLMACYGFIPAIIGLCALAHFPDIKPSQAMPMAAMHFAPLLIAGLVMASVVAATMSSASGNLIASCTLFTKDVYQKYINEQASDRTILMLSKAVVMVMGMACLVIALNPAIGIIDLLVFGFTMRSAGPFAAFLFGFIYKNATRNGGLAAIIMGSAAAGVWQYLKEPYGIMSLVVGSLVSTVFFFLVSKIERSLGVPAAPPAITDEHIELNRLSEIRR; from the coding sequence ATGAATCCGACATTCTACATCGTTCTCGCGTACATGGCGGCCATGATCGGGATTGCCCTGTATGTCTCGTCGCGCAAGGTCAAGAGTTCCGAGGACTTTCACCTGGCGGGACGTTCGCTGGGTCCCCTGATGATGGCTGGCACGCTGGCCGCTGCGGAAATCGGCGGCGGCAGCACCATCGGCGTGGCATCCAAGGCGTACGGCGAATGGGGGCTTTCCGCCGGGTGGTACGTGGTCTGCGCGGGCATCGGCATCTTTCTGGTGTCGTTCGTGGCCCCGTTCCTGCGGCGCTCCATGGCCACCACGGTTCCCGAAATCCTGGCCCGGCGCTACGGCAAGCCCTCGCACATGATCGCCACCTTCCTGTCGCTGTGCACCCTGTTCGTGGCTACGGCAGCACAAATCAAGGCCACCAGCAGCATCATCGAAACCATCTCCGGCGGCGACTTCACCACCGTGACCATCATGGTGGCCATTGTCGTCACGCTGTACACCATGCTGGGCGGCCTTGTGTCCGTCGCCTTTACCGACATCGTGCACATCCTGTTCATTACGGTGGGCATGGCCATCGCCATGCCCATCATTCTGAACGGCGCGGGCGGCTGGGATGCCGTTTCCGCCGCCGTCGTGGCCCAGAACCCGACGCAAATGAGCATGACCAAGGTTGGTTGGAAGACCATCATCGGCCTCATCCTCATGTACTTCATGACCTTCTCCACCGGGCAGGAAGCCGTGCAGCGCTACTTTGCCGCACGCGACATCAAGACCGCCCGCCTCGGTTCCTTCCTGTGCTCCATGCTGATGGCCTGCTACGGGTTCATCCCGGCAATCATCGGGCTGTGCGCCCTGGCGCATTTTCCGGACATCAAGCCCAGCCAGGCCATGCCCATGGCAGCCATGCACTTTGCGCCGCTGCTCATAGCAGGCCTGGTCATGGCCTCCGTGGTGGCGGCCACCATGTCCAGCGCATCCGGCAACCTCATCGCCTCATGCACGCTGTTCACCAAAGACGTCTACCAGAAGTACATCAACGAGCAGGCCAGCGACCGCACCATACTCATGCTGAGCAAGGCGGTGGTCATGGTCATGGGCATGGCGTGCCTGGTCATCGCACTCAACCCGGCCATCGGCATCATCGACCTGCTGGTCTTCGGCTTCACCATGCGTTCTGCGGGGCCCTTCGCCGCATTCCTGTTCGGGTTCATCTACAAGAACGCCACGCGCAACGGCGGCCTTGCCGCCATCATCATGGGCTCGGCGGCAGCCGGGGTCTGGCAGTACCTGAAGGAGCCCTACGGCATCATGTCGCTGGTGGTGGGTTCGCTGGTCAGCACCGTGTTCTTCTTCCTGGTCTCCAAGATCGAACGCAGCCTCGGCGTACCCGCAGCTCCGCCCGCCATCACCGATGAACACATCGAGCTGAACCGGCTTTCCGAAATAAGGAGATAG
- a CDS encoding DUF485 domain-containing protein: protein MAPAQHGASPLPHRAHNHPDEAQFAALVRARWSVSLTLTALMLVIYFGFIMVLAFRRDLLQASVGGGMTLGIPVGFGIIVIASALTGVYVWWANRAYDGAVRRIVAGMQSGVQSGEKAGQTMKGGHHG from the coding sequence ATGGCTCCGGCCCAGCACGGGGCATCACCTCTGCCGCATCGGGCGCACAACCACCCCGACGAGGCGCAGTTCGCGGCGCTGGTCCGCGCCCGGTGGAGCGTTTCCCTCACCCTGACCGCCCTGATGCTGGTCATCTACTTCGGCTTCATCATGGTTCTGGCCTTCCGGCGAGACCTGTTGCAGGCCTCCGTGGGCGGCGGCATGACCCTGGGCATTCCCGTGGGGTTCGGCATCATCGTCATCGCCTCGGCGCTCACCGGCGTCTACGTGTGGTGGGCCAACCGGGCGTACGACGGCGCGGTGCGCCGCATCGTGGCGGGTATGCAATCGGGCGTGCAGTCCGGCGAAAAAGCGGGCCAGACCATGAAGGGGGGGCACCATGGCTAG